From one Alosa alosa isolate M-15738 ecotype Scorff River chromosome 5, AALO_Geno_1.1, whole genome shotgun sequence genomic stretch:
- the LOC125294875 gene encoding uncharacterized protein LOC125294875, which yields MPEFLSRQAKNSLSVAANTNMKNVVSLTAEKIGKEISTYGYGKAEQEKLSEILKFIKNDMNKGIADDVKANMEKESLAVLVDSIILSHLQDKQQFTDLLQDRSRKDKLLAIFKDLGSTALQPFYADLSWQNKLNSSISSVITRVQSENKDTSAILTAIQDIHIGSLIEEATSTVLSLSNKFFSNLHDDLNQFKKENGLAEKVNQNELLASQTEMLKEFKSDLADTISALLADDLGNVFQKKFSTHIVSLAQNRVNGIVCDYVTAGLKSYRTEENLRAGQNNSFIKDMSVDPNSQFVKEPEKHSQLHAEKIRESKTPGTILDIRILSETLGLKVVIQTEDRHGKRVIMQELNPGTKPASETVTLIYRPKSDQYPDGHYDVLINNQTVSVNKDKSCLFYALAKGLKPEASEGDIASEADHLRSVEANVLLKHPGQWEPFIKRKEWTETIRGGDWYMAEGAAREKKMRRNKIRETKKVLTEHIVQVKPYKELRKEAKNKPGIGQFMNADHQLPVSSIHKALDLNQNSKLAKAMFGTSASPLDENLVQKIYSDHGPGLPTLYVPSEICRQYSSTKSKKIRELLTEAINRDDIVATFKLTILGAMPRFMQDNSRGFNNFQNTEMSRTRLKVFQDSFPEHSKELVNAWFRVLEDNSDLMKPEIKEEMITWIDQKTYDDLNDPYRNKVINPLQ from the coding sequence ATGCCAGAGTTTCTCTCCAGACAGGCTAAAAATAGTCTTAGTGTTGCTGCAAatacaaatatgaaaaatgtTGTGTCACTCACTGCAGAGAAAATTGGAAAAGAAATCAGCACCTATGGATATGGAAAGGCAGAACAGGAAAAACTGTCAGAAATACTAAAGTTCATTAAAAATGACATGAATAAAGGAATTGCTGATGACGTGAAAGCCAACATGGAAAAGGAGTCTTTGGCTGTATTAGTAGACTCCATTATACTCTCACACCTTCAGGATAAACAGCAATTTACTGATCTGCTGCAGGATAGGTCTAGAAAGGATAAACTTCTGGCCATTTTCAAAGACTTGGGCAGCACTGCCTTACAACCATTCTATGCAGACCTTAGCTGGCAGAATAAGCTTAACTCATCTATTTCCTCAGTGATCACCAGAGTTCAATCAGAAAACAAAGACACAAGTGCCATTCTGACTGCCATCCAAGACATCCACATAGGATCACTGATAGAAGAAGCCACCAGTACTGTGCTCAGCCTCTCAAACAAGTTTTTCTCAAATCTTCATGATGACCTGAatcaatttaaaaaagaaaatggtctGGCAGAGAAAGTCAATCAAAATGAGCTGCTTGCTTCACAAACTGAGATGCTGAAAGAATTCAAGAGTGATTTAGCTGACACCATCAGTGCTTTGTTAGCGGATGATTTGGGAAATGTGTTTCAAAAGAAATTCTCAACTCACATTGTTTCTCTTGCCCAAAATAGAGTAAATGGCATTGTTTGTGATTATGTGACAGCTGGCTTAAAGAGTTACAGGACAGAGGAAAACCTCAGAGCTGGACAAAACAACAGTTTCATTAAAGATATGTCAGTAGACCCAAATTCACAATTTGTGAAAGAGCCAGAAAAACACTCTCAGTTACATGCTGAAAAGATCAGGGAATCCAAGACACCAGGAACCATTCTCGATATAAGAATCCTGTCAGAAACCCTTGGCCTTAAGGTTGTCATCCAAACAGAGGACCGCCATGGGAAACGTGTCATAATGCAGGAGCTGAACCCAGGAACTAAACCTGCCAGTGAAACTGTGACGCTGATCTACAGACCGAAGAGTGACCAATACCCAGATGGCCATTATGATGTGCTCATCAATAATCAGACAGTGAGTGTAAACAAAGACAAAAGCTGCCTGTTTTATGCTTTGGCAAAGGGCCTGAAACCAGAGGCCAGTGAAGGAGACATAGCCTCGGAAGCAGACCACCTGCGATCTGTGGAAGCCAACGTTCTCCTGAAACACCCAGGCCAATGGGAACCTTTCATCAAGCGCAAAGAGTGGACCGAAACTATCAGAGGAGGGGACTGGTACATGGCAGAGGGAgcagcaagagagaaaaaaatgagaagaaataaaattAGAGAAACTAAGAAGGTTCTTACGGAACACATTGTGCAAGTGAAACCATACAAAGAGTTGCGAAAGGAAGCAAAGAACAAACCAGGGATTGGACAATTCATGAATGCAGACCACCAGCTGCCTGTAAGCAGTATTCATAAAGCATTGGATTTGAACCAGAACAGTAAATTAGCTAAAGCTATGTTTGGGACAAGCGCATCTCCACTGGATGAAAACCTTGTACAGAAAATATACAGTGATCATGGACCTGGACTTCCAACTCTGTATGTACCAAGTGAGATTTGTCGACAGTACTCCAGTACAAAATCCAAAAAAATCAGGGAGTTATTGACAGAAGCCATAAACAGGGATGATATTGTCGCCACCTTCAAACTGACCATCCTTGGTGCAATGCCCAGGTTTATGCAGGACAACTCCAGGGGCTTCAACAATTTTCAGAATACAGAAATGAGTCGTACCAGACTGAAAGTTTTCCAGGACAGTTTTCCAGAACACTCTAAGGAATTAGTAAATGCATGGTTCAGAGTCCTGGAAGACAATTCTGATCTCATGAAGCCAGAGATTAAAGAAGAAATGATTACCTGGATTGACCAGAAAACATATGATGACCTAAATGATCCATACAGGAACAAAGTCATTAACCCCCTTCAATAA
- the si:ch211-204c21.1 gene encoding disabled homolog 2: MSADVESSSAPSPTEQQPPIKTPSKKEKKKGVASPEKTDEYLLARFKGDGVRYKAKLIGVDDVPEARGDKMSQDSMMKLKGKAAAARSQGKHKQRVWVNISLAGITITDEKTGAAVLEHAVNKISFIARDVTDNRAFGYVCGAEGQHQFFALKTAQQAEPLVIDLKDLFQLIFNMKKKEAEGSKKDETNKVVENGTDSTNGNQGDKLKGMEQLDLFGDMSTPPDLHSPSEPQDILLLDLSTEIDSNQNCVKGNPFTASSSCSVLRPPPSLSPENPFSSQLSFFPTPSPDPFSDDPFSQNGQRAVSLSSSSSSSSSCSSSSAAAPRPSSATFFNGTGGKNGDSDYLAQQFDQISHRTAVQTPLSNGQWPLDSRAGTEAGAWTQVASHPIPVPEQNGHHAMAVPNPFVEAADRGQPVQNGVKAEPAAAVAINTAQAKDSVIISPPPLNAKGGRGRRSVKSPTNEKSGTDPFASPSHTEVPSPPQPEVIPATLFSKSPVSTSDTMAALGGLTLGPPPPAPVPSSAPWSQPLSTIFPPAGPAVPQLLPNSPFTQPATFPPAPAPAPAWGAAPAAFGSAFPLASSPPSWVQPSAPVSNGSWAQPAPVGNPFQSSVFPMPSSGLGGLGSGPPTSSPPPPEVPPRAAPKVDSKAFLDLDPLGDKVNRDVPVKDMFKDFQMAKPPAVPARKEPMKAQTIGQAPFDNPFGAGLFGSSAPITSAPAIKSGGPDAFRDPFGNPFA, encoded by the exons ATGTCCGCTGACGTGGAGAGCAGCAGTGCACCGTCCCCAACGGAGCAGCAGCCACCCATCAAGACGCCCtccaagaaggagaagaagaaag GTGTAGCCAGTCCAGAGAAGACGGATGAGTACTTGCTTGCCAGGTTCAAAGGGGATGGGGTGCGCTACAAGGCCAAGCTGATTGGTGTCGACGATGTACCTGAAGCCAGAGGGGACAAAATGAGTCAGGACTCCATGATGAAACTAAAG GGTAAGGCAGCAGCGGCCCGCTCCCAGGGCAAACACAAGCAGCGGGTGTGGGTCAACATCTCCCTGGCGGGCATCACCATCACTGACGAGAAGACCGGG GCGGCTGTGTTGGAGCATGCGGTCAATAAGATCTCCTTCATCGCGCGGGATGTGACGGACAACCGGGCCTTTGGATATGTGTGCGGTGCCGAGGGCCAGCATCAGTTCTTTGCCCTTAAAACAGCTCAGCAG GCGGAACCTCTTGTTATTGACTTAAAGGACCTCTTCCAGCTAATCTtcaacatgaagaaaaaagaagCAGAAGGCTCAAAAAAG gaTGAAACAAATAAGGTAGTGGAG AATGGCACTGACTCAACTAATGGCAACCAAGGTGACAAGTTGAAG ggcatGGAACAACTGGACTTGTTTGGAGACATGTCAACCCCACCAGATTTGCATTCCCCTTCA GAGCCGCAGGACATCCTGCTGTTGGATCTGTCCACTGAGATTGACAGCAACCAAAACTGCGTGAAGGGCAACCCCTTCACGGCATCCTCCTCTTGCTCTGTCCTCAGGCCCCCGCCCAGCCTCTCGCCTGAGAACCCCTTCTCCTCGCAGCTCAGCTTCTTCCCCACCCCCAGCCCGGACCCCTTCAGCGACGATCCCTTCTCCCAGAACGGCCAGCGCGCCGtctccttgtcctcctcctcctcctcttcgtcgtcgtgctcctcctcctccgccgcaGCACCGCGCCCCTCCTCGGCCACCTTCTTCAACGGCACCGGCGGCAAGAACGGCGACTCGGACTACCTGGCCCAGCAGTTCGACCAGATCTCCCACCGCACAGCCGTCCAGACCCCCCTGAGCAACGGGCAGTGGCCGCTGGACAGCAGGGCAGGGACGGAGGCTGGCGCCTGGACCCAGGTGGCGAGCCACCCCATCCCCGTGCCAGAGCAGAACGGTCACCACGCCATGGCCGTCCCGAACCCTTTCGTGGAGGCGGCCGACCGGGGGCAGCCCGTGCAGAACGGGGTCAAAGCTGAGCCCGCCGCCGCAGTCGCCATCAACACCGCTCAAGCCAAGGACTCGGTCATCATCAGCCCTCCTCCGTTGAATGCCAAGGGTGGACGGGGGAGGAGGAGTgtgaag TCTCCTACAAATGAAAAATCTGGTACAGACCCATTTGCATCACCCAGTCACACAGAGGTGCCATCTCCGCCTCAGCCAGAAGTGATTCCTGCTACCCTCTTCAGCAAGAGTCCAGTGAGCACCTCGGACACTATGGCTGCTCTTG GAGGGTTGACTCTcggtcctcctcctccagctccggTTCCAAGCTCAGCTCCCTGGAGCCAACCTCTGTCCACCATCTTCCCACCAGCTGGCCCCGCTGTGCCACAGCTTCTCCCCAACAGCCCCTTCACCCAGCCTGCCACCTTCCCCCCCGCCCCAGCCCCCGCACCCGCCTGGGGGGCTGCTCCAGCAGCCTTCGGCTCGGCCTTCCCCCTTGCAAGCAGCCCTCCATCCTGGGTCCAGCCCAGCGCCCCCGTCTCCAATGGGTCTTGGGCCCAGCCTGCCCCGGTGGGGAACCCCTTCCAGTCCTCCGTGTTCCCCATGCCCTCCTCGGGCTTAGGGGGACTGGGCAGTGGGCCGCCCACCTCCAGCCCCCCGCCCCCTGAGGTACCACCGCGGGCAGCGCCCAAGGTGGACAGCAAAGCCTTCCTGGATTTGGACCCTCTCGGGGACAAAGTCAACAGAGACGTGCCCGTGAAGGACATGTTCAAGGACTTCCAGATGGCCAAGCCTCCTGCCGTTCCTGCTAGGAAGG AGCCGATGAAAGCCCAGACCATAGGTCAGGCCCCTTTTGACAATCCCTTTGGAGCTGGTCTCTTCGGATCCTCTGCACCCATAACG AGTGCACCGGCCATCAAGTCTGGAGGGCCAGACGCCTTTAGAGACCCCTTTGGAAATCCCTTTGCATGA